A window from Bacteroidia bacterium encodes these proteins:
- a CDS encoding radical SAM protein, translating to MTTRAKKILLFNPRSANSKYRIPNSILSIASSIEGQWEWTLVDGNLESDPLQKLREFLLTGDYGFFGSTVMPGPQLKQAIPFTKHIKQEFPQVKTIWGGYFPSNHPQVVLESGFVDVLVYGLGEESFPPLLEALHTGAALNEIPNLIYPENGEMVKTRKADIPNPGKLPPLPYDKLDEFYPLEKYLGNTFLGNRTVAYHSSYGCPFTCSFCAVVPIFGARWKGKPAQKIYEDICYLKQYYGADAIEFHDNNFFVSEKRTVEFAHLIEKEQMQWWGEARIDTMDKYTDESLQQVSDAGCRMIFFGAETGDDAVLQKMNKGGTQTGAQILRFAERLSHFNIIPEYSFVLGTPFPTERQVWEQIEKDIAFIKKVKAVNPQTEIIIYIYSPVPTTGSDLFDEVSSSGFLFPQKLEDWISPAWENFDLRKNPLTPWLTPAMVNRIRNFEVVLNAQYPTVSDVKLTGLQRKVMQGLSKWRYENSWYHWPLELRVLQSKWLRYRQPEIEGM from the coding sequence ATGACAACCCGCGCGAAAAAAATACTGCTGTTTAACCCCAGGAGTGCAAATTCCAAGTACCGCATTCCAAACTCCATCCTGTCCATTGCTTCTTCGATTGAGGGGCAGTGGGAGTGGACATTGGTAGATGGTAACCTGGAATCCGATCCTTTGCAGAAGTTGAGGGAATTCCTTCTGACAGGCGATTACGGTTTTTTCGGCAGTACGGTAATGCCCGGCCCGCAGTTGAAGCAGGCAATTCCCTTTACCAAACACATCAAGCAGGAGTTTCCGCAGGTGAAAACAATTTGGGGCGGGTATTTCCCTTCCAATCATCCGCAGGTGGTGCTGGAATCGGGTTTCGTGGATGTGCTGGTGTATGGCCTTGGCGAAGAGAGCTTCCCGCCATTGCTGGAAGCACTGCATACAGGCGCTGCCCTTAATGAAATCCCAAACCTCATCTACCCCGAAAATGGGGAAATGGTAAAAACCCGCAAGGCTGATATTCCCAACCCGGGCAAATTACCGCCACTGCCTTACGATAAGCTGGATGAATTCTACCCCCTGGAAAAATACCTGGGCAATACTTTTTTGGGTAATCGAACAGTAGCATATCACAGCAGTTATGGCTGTCCGTTTACCTGCTCTTTTTGTGCGGTAGTGCCCATTTTTGGCGCCCGCTGGAAGGGGAAACCAGCTCAGAAGATCTATGAAGACATCTGCTACCTGAAACAGTATTATGGTGCAGACGCCATCGAATTTCACGACAACAACTTCTTTGTATCCGAGAAGCGGACGGTGGAATTTGCCCACCTCATTGAAAAGGAGCAGATGCAGTGGTGGGGTGAAGCCCGTATTGATACCATGGATAAGTACACCGATGAATCGCTGCAACAGGTCAGCGATGCCGGCTGCCGCATGATCTTCTTCGGTGCTGAAACTGGCGATGATGCCGTGTTGCAAAAGATGAACAAAGGCGGTACGCAAACCGGTGCGCAGATACTGCGCTTTGCAGAAAGATTATCGCACTTCAACATCATTCCCGAATACAGCTTTGTATTGGGAACGCCTTTTCCCACTGAAAGGCAGGTGTGGGAACAGATCGAAAAAGACATCGCTTTCATTAAGAAGGTGAAGGCGGTGAATCCGCAAACGGAGATCATCATTTACATTTATAGCCCGGTGCCAACTACGGGTTCCGACCTGTTTGATGAAGTGAGCAGCAGCGGCTTTCTTTTCCCGCAAAAACTGGAAGACTGGATCAGCCCTGCCTGGGAGAATTTCGACCTCCGGAAAAATCCGCTCACCCCCTGGCTCACCCCGGCAATGGTGAACCGCATCCGCAATTTTGAGGTGGTGCTAAATGCCCAATACCCCACCGTTTCTGACGTCAAGCTCACCGGGCTTCAGCGCAAGGTGATGCAGGGCCTCAGCAAATGGCGCTATGAAAATAGTTGGTACCACTGGCCGCTGGAGTTGCGCGTGCTGCAGAGCAAATGGCTGCGCTATCGTCAACCCGAAATAGAAGGGATGTAA
- a CDS encoding trehalase-like protein, whose translation MSDTFHRNYQLTDEELFDKARSILYENMIKGKIDVSGRNYHYTRPSPSRYPFQFFWDTCFHVFILTALGEYDMAKEHIISLFAMQRENGFVGHMIYWDRIKPGRITDIFQARPKFVNFFQSHMSELVQPPFVAHAVERIYQDSDDKDFLKDMLPKLKKYYRWLAENRDFDGDKLITIISPFESGMDWKPTYDVAMGRPERKADWRLFSKVVWVDFRNYINNYDLEKIYKQEYFLVKDVGFNTIYAQNLQALARLCRIGDDEEALQFDSLADEVISSLVDIMYDKEDEAFYDVFGKSNKKIRVLTPTIFYPIVLKEIPESITSSVLERHFFNSHEFDSPYKIPSVSISHPSFNPKESLYIWRGPVWTINNWFMHQYLLDKGHAVEADRLIKDIRSLIEKSGFREYYDPFTGEGYGARDFTWAALIVDMIKTQEKKTSQK comes from the coding sequence ATGAGCGACACATTTCATCGAAACTATCAGCTTACCGATGAGGAACTTTTTGATAAGGCCCGATCTATTCTTTATGAAAATATGATCAAAGGTAAGATTGATGTCAGCGGGCGAAATTATCACTATACCAGGCCTTCTCCAAGCCGTTACCCGTTCCAGTTCTTCTGGGATACTTGTTTCCATGTATTCATTCTTACGGCACTAGGCGAGTATGATATGGCGAAGGAGCACATTATCAGTTTGTTTGCCATGCAGCGTGAGAATGGTTTTGTCGGGCACATGATTTACTGGGACCGCATTAAGCCGGGACGGATAACAGATATATTCCAGGCACGCCCAAAGTTTGTGAACTTTTTTCAAAGCCACATGAGCGAACTGGTGCAGCCACCATTTGTAGCACACGCTGTAGAGCGCATATATCAGGATTCTGATGACAAAGACTTCCTTAAGGATATGCTTCCAAAGTTGAAGAAATATTATCGATGGCTGGCAGAGAACCGGGATTTTGATGGCGATAAACTTATTACAATCATTTCTCCATTTGAATCGGGCATGGATTGGAAGCCCACATACGATGTGGCGATGGGGCGGCCGGAGAGAAAGGCTGATTGGCGTCTCTTCAGCAAAGTGGTTTGGGTAGATTTCAGGAATTATATCAACAATTATGACCTGGAAAAAATATACAAACAGGAATATTTTTTGGTTAAAGATGTGGGCTTCAACACCATATATGCACAAAATCTACAGGCGTTGGCAAGGCTGTGCAGGATTGGTGATGATGAGGAAGCCTTGCAGTTTGATTCACTTGCTGATGAAGTGATCTCAAGTTTGGTTGATATCATGTATGACAAAGAGGATGAGGCATTTTATGATGTCTTTGGAAAATCGAATAAAAAAATAAGGGTTCTCACGCCCACAATCTTTTATCCCATTGTATTGAAGGAGATTCCTGAAAGTATTACCTCAAGCGTGTTGGAGCGCCACTTCTTCAACAGCCACGAATTTGACTCGCCTTACAAAATTCCCTCAGTTTCCATAAGTCATCCTTCGTTCAATCCGAAAGAATCGTTATACATCTGGAGGGGGCCGGTATGGACGATAAACAACTGGTTCATGCATCAATACCTGCTGGATAAAGGCCACGCTGTAGAAGCTGACAGGCTTATCAAAGACATCAGGAGTTTGATTGAAAAGAGTGGTTTCAGGGAGTATTATGATCCTTTTACAGGAGAGGGGTATGGAGCGCGGGATTTTACATGGGCAGCCCTCATTGTGGACATGATAAAGACACAGGAGAAAAAAACTTCCCAAAAATGA
- a CDS encoding DUF6364 family protein → MDQKVTLRFDEAIVRQAKAFAAANNISLSRLVEYLLSRSINASYKSLDELPVSDWVNMVSEGEVVYRRTPRSGKEMKEEFRTRKKKG, encoded by the coding sequence ATGGACCAGAAAGTAACATTACGATTTGATGAAGCTATTGTGCGACAGGCGAAAGCGTTTGCAGCGGCCAATAACATAAGTTTGTCCAGACTGGTGGAATATCTATTGTCAAGAAGCATTAATGCATCTTATAAATCGCTCGATGAACTACCCGTATCCGATTGGGTAAATATGGTAAGCGAAGGAGAGGTCGTCTACAGGCGCACTCCGCGCTCCGGCAAAGAGATGAAGGAGGAATTTCGTACCCGGAAAAAGAAAGGATGA
- a CDS encoding type II toxin-antitoxin system HigB family toxin, with protein MRVIAKKILRDFWQKHADSEEQLKTWYKEASTANWKSHVEIKTEYAGASILKSGRVVFNICGNKYRLIVDINYVRQWMFIRFIGTPNDYDKVDADKI; from the coding sequence ATGCGAGTAATTGCTAAAAAGATACTTCGGGACTTCTGGCAAAAACATGCTGATTCAGAGGAACAATTAAAAACGTGGTACAAGGAAGCATCCACGGCAAACTGGAAAAGTCATGTTGAAATCAAGACTGAATATGCAGGCGCGAGTATTTTGAAGAGCGGACGTGTTGTATTTAATATTTGTGGCAATAAATACAGATTGATTGTGGACATAAATTATGTGAGGCAATGGATGTTTATTCGGTTCATTGGAACTCCTAATGATTACGACAAAGTGGACGCAGATAAAATTTAA
- a CDS encoding PIN domain-containing protein, which translates to MKIFLDANILVTVLCNEYPLFTSCARVLSLADNSRFIVCTSPLSLAIGFYFAEKKSGSSQARKKIAVLSEKLQITEIEAATVQSTNANSAIEDFEDGLQYYSAQKYGCTCIVTEDKRGFYFSEIEVLSAIDFLNIHVIK; encoded by the coding sequence ATGAAAATCTTTTTAGATGCTAATATTCTTGTAACGGTACTCTGCAATGAGTATCCTCTTTTCACCTCCTGTGCCCGGGTTTTGAGCTTGGCTGATAACAGCAGGTTCATTGTCTGCACTTCTCCATTGAGCCTGGCCATCGGGTTTTATTTTGCAGAAAAGAAGAGTGGGAGCAGTCAGGCAAGAAAAAAGATAGCAGTTCTAAGCGAAAAGCTGCAAATTACAGAGATAGAAGCAGCCACTGTACAAAGTACAAATGCCAACAGCGCTATCGAAGATTTCGAGGATGGACTTCAATACTATTCTGCGCAGAAGTATGGCTGTACTTGTATCGTGACAGAAGATAAGCGGGGCTTCTATTTCTCTGAAATCGAAGTTTTATCGGCAATTGATTTTTTAAATATTCATGTAATTAAATAG
- a CDS encoding helix-turn-helix domain-containing protein, with product MDIKVIKTEADYNQALKRLEKLFHAPANSEEGEEAEILSILIEKYEDEHYPIPVPDPIEAIKFRMEQMGMDNKDLAEIIGYKSRVSEIFSRKRKLTLKMIRNLHEKLKIPYESLITDY from the coding sequence ATGGATATTAAAGTTATAAAAACTGAAGCAGACTATAATCAAGCCTTGAAGAGACTTGAAAAGCTATTCCATGCTCCGGCAAACTCAGAAGAGGGTGAGGAAGCAGAAATTTTATCAATACTGATTGAAAAGTATGAAGATGAACATTATCCAATTCCGGTTCCGGATCCGATTGAGGCAATTAAGTTTAGAATGGAACAAATGGGAATGGACAACAAGGATTTAGCTGAAATTATTGGTTACAAAAGCAGGGTATCGGAGATTTTTAGTCGTAAAAGAAAGCTTACGCTCAAAATGATCAGGAATCTTCATGAGAAGTTAAAGATACCTTATGAATCATTGATTACAGATTATTAA
- a CDS encoding DUF2975 domain-containing protein yields MERNQILKLSVLVFKALRVFCIIALGILAVVAVMWHISPDTLQSVYLDKDTLYYQYSGQSAGTEAEISLNEMGQAAFYFNSLKLAIILLVLLYIFQRALRIIRSMKSLQTFRDNNVRQFQKIGSAFLVLALFNTFYFMEVSGHAVINFMVPFNSLLAALLGFLLAEIFKEGNRLMEENQLTV; encoded by the coding sequence ATGGAAAGAAATCAGATCCTAAAATTGAGTGTGTTGGTTTTTAAAGCACTTCGTGTTTTTTGCATAATTGCTTTGGGCATTTTGGCTGTGGTTGCTGTAATGTGGCACATTAGCCCGGATACATTGCAGTCGGTTTACCTTGACAAGGATACTCTTTACTATCAATATTCCGGACAAAGCGCTGGCACGGAAGCAGAAATTTCCCTCAATGAAATGGGACAGGCCGCCTTTTACTTCAATAGTTTAAAATTAGCGATCATTCTTCTGGTCCTGCTCTACATTTTTCAACGGGCGCTACGAATTATTCGCTCTATGAAAAGCCTGCAGACCTTCCGTGATAATAATGTGCGGCAATTTCAGAAAATAGGTTCGGCATTTCTGGTGCTTGCTCTGTTTAATACCTTTTATTTTATGGAAGTTAGTGGCCACGCGGTGATAAACTTTATGGTGCCCTTCAATTCGCTATTGGCGGCCTTACTGGGATTTTTATTGGCGGAAATCTTTAAAGAAGGTAACCGCCTGATGGAAGAAAACCAGTTAACCGTTTAG
- a CDS encoding helix-turn-helix transcriptional regulator has translation MSIIVNLDVMMARRKMSLNELSDKVGVTPANLSILKTGKAKAMRFSTLDAICRVLDCQPGDILEFRQEE, from the coding sequence ATGTCCATAATAGTGAACTTAGACGTAATGATGGCCAGGCGTAAAATGAGCCTCAATGAGCTATCCGATAAAGTGGGTGTTACTCCGGCTAACCTCAGCATTCTAAAAACCGGTAAAGCTAAAGCAATGCGCTTTTCCACTTTAGACGCTATATGCCGGGTGTTAGATTGTCAGCCGGGCGACATTCTGGAATTCAGGCAGGAAGAATAG
- a CDS encoding vitamin K epoxide reductase family protein gives MADEGGGMDKRGVTRPMMGHDSHGDKGSMDRMKMLHMHHKQTLWVYWAIILLGVWLVLSPLTFSYGKDVVQPPGGRLLWLSDDMRIALMEWSDIICGLLLIFFGWRSLTPNRPITLWIACFIGIWLNFAPLLFWAPNAVAYINGTTVGVLIIALTILIPGMPNMITYMKMGSEVPPGWSYNPSSWPQRWIMIGLGFLGWVVSRYLGAFQLGFIDHIWDPFFAEGSRKVLTSKMSESLPVSDGMLGAFAYTLEFLMGWMGSSSRWRTMPWMVTVFGILVIPLGLVHIFLVISQPVIVGEWCTFCLLAAAIMLPMIPLEFDEVIAMGQHMVQSKRRGDNLWVVFWKGGEPFEKNKDERSTELVKLPQKPGAVFKSSIWGMSFPWTLNFAALAGVALMVAPAIFGVSIETPAANIFHLSGSLIIVVSVISMGEIVRICRYLNLLLALAVAVVPWFVQGGNIGLFITGIIAGLLVAVLSIPTGVITEKYGLWDKYVK, from the coding sequence ATGGCAGATGAAGGCGGAGGAATGGACAAACGGGGAGTAACCCGCCCCATGATGGGCCACGATTCGCATGGTGACAAGGGCAGTATGGATCGCATGAAAATGCTGCACATGCACCACAAACAGACGCTATGGGTGTATTGGGCCATCATCCTTCTAGGCGTCTGGCTTGTGCTCTCGCCTCTCACCTTCAGCTACGGGAAGGATGTTGTACAACCGCCTGGTGGGCGTCTTCTTTGGCTAAGCGATGATATGCGGATAGCGCTGATGGAATGGAGTGACATTATATGCGGTCTGCTGCTCATCTTTTTCGGTTGGCGCTCACTCACTCCAAACCGCCCAATAACCTTATGGATCGCCTGTTTTATCGGCATCTGGCTCAATTTTGCCCCATTGCTTTTCTGGGCACCTAATGCGGTAGCCTACATCAACGGCACAACAGTAGGTGTGCTGATTATTGCGCTCACCATTCTTATTCCTGGTATGCCCAACATGATCACTTATATGAAAATGGGTTCTGAAGTGCCGCCTGGCTGGAGTTACAATCCTTCGAGCTGGCCTCAAAGGTGGATAATGATCGGGCTAGGATTTCTGGGATGGGTTGTCTCAAGATATTTGGGAGCTTTCCAACTCGGTTTTATAGATCATATTTGGGACCCGTTTTTTGCTGAGGGAAGCCGAAAAGTGCTTACTTCAAAGATGTCAGAATCATTGCCTGTTTCTGATGGCATGCTGGGCGCATTTGCATATACCTTGGAGTTTCTGATGGGATGGATGGGCAGCTCCTCCCGTTGGCGCACCATGCCGTGGATGGTAACTGTTTTCGGCATCCTTGTAATCCCGCTGGGGCTCGTTCACATTTTCCTGGTGATTTCGCAACCGGTGATAGTAGGCGAGTGGTGTACCTTCTGCCTCCTTGCCGCGGCTATTATGCTGCCGATGATCCCCCTGGAATTTGATGAAGTGATAGCAATGGGGCAGCACATGGTGCAATCAAAGCGCAGAGGCGACAATCTTTGGGTGGTTTTCTGGAAAGGCGGGGAACCATTCGAGAAAAACAAAGACGAACGGAGTACAGAGCTGGTGAAACTGCCTCAAAAACCTGGTGCAGTATTCAAATCTTCTATTTGGGGGATGAGTTTCCCGTGGACGCTGAATTTTGCAGCACTGGCCGGGGTGGCACTGATGGTTGCTCCGGCAATTTTTGGGGTAAGCATCGAAACCCCTGCTGCCAATATTTTCCACCTCAGTGGCTCTCTTATTATCGTAGTTTCTGTAATTAGCATGGGAGAGATTGTGCGCATATGCCGCTATCTAAACCTGTTATTGGCCCTTGCTGTGGCTGTAGTGCCCTGGTTTGTTCAAGGCGGAAACATTGGCCTCTTCATTACAGGTATTATTGCTGGCTTACTGGTTGCGGTGCTTTCCATTCCTACAGGAGTGATTACTGAGAAGTACGGCCTTTGGGATAAATACGTGAAATGA
- a CDS encoding SDR family oxidoreductase: MQKAGKGVAVITGASAGVGRASVRTFAGNGYDIGLIARNLEGLDAAKQEVESKGRRASFYVADVADPEAVEAAAAQFEKELGPIEVWVNNAMNSVFSPVKEMKVVEYARVTNVTYLGQVYGTLSALKRMLPRNKGSIVFVGSALSYRGIPLQSAYCGSKHAIQGFFDSLRAELMHDKSKVQITMVQLPALNTTQFGVVKSRLQNKPKPMGTIYQPEVAADAILYAAENDRREVIVGFSTLLTIVGNKIAPWYVDHVLARNGYNGQQTEEPDNPHRMHNLWQTIPGDHGAHGNFGDKARDFSMALWLTKHRATGILLAVVIVAFMTTILVLIF, encoded by the coding sequence ATGCAAAAGGCAGGAAAAGGAGTAGCCGTAATCACAGGTGCATCAGCAGGAGTAGGACGAGCATCTGTTCGCACTTTTGCGGGGAATGGTTATGATATTGGTTTGATAGCACGTAACCTTGAGGGTCTGGATGCCGCAAAGCAAGAGGTGGAAAGCAAGGGTAGGCGTGCTAGCTTTTATGTGGCAGACGTAGCCGATCCCGAAGCTGTGGAAGCTGCCGCAGCGCAGTTTGAGAAGGAGTTGGGACCGATAGAGGTGTGGGTAAACAACGCCATGAACAGTGTATTCAGTCCTGTAAAGGAAATGAAGGTTGTGGAGTATGCTCGTGTAACTAACGTTACTTACCTGGGCCAGGTCTACGGTACTCTCTCAGCATTAAAAAGAATGCTACCCCGCAATAAAGGCTCTATTGTCTTTGTGGGTTCTGCTCTTTCTTATCGGGGAATTCCGCTACAATCAGCCTACTGTGGCTCCAAGCATGCAATACAAGGCTTCTTTGATTCACTGCGAGCCGAACTGATGCATGATAAGAGCAAGGTGCAGATAACGATGGTGCAGTTGCCCGCGCTCAACACAACGCAATTCGGAGTTGTCAAGTCACGGTTGCAAAATAAACCCAAACCCATGGGGACCATTTACCAGCCCGAGGTTGCTGCAGATGCCATCCTTTATGCCGCAGAGAACGACCGCAGGGAAGTGATAGTGGGATTCTCAACCTTACTGACAATTGTGGGAAATAAGATTGCGCCCTGGTATGTTGATCATGTACTGGCGAGGAACGGCTATAATGGACAGCAAACAGAAGAGCCCGACAATCCCCACCGGATGCACAACCTCTGGCAGACGATTCCCGGAGACCATGGCGCGCACGGCAATTTTGGCGATAAGGCCAGGGATTTCAGCATGGCACTGTGGCTGACAAAGCATCGTGCAACAGGAATACTGTTAGCAGTTGTCATTGTTGCTTTCATGACAACCATACTTGTGCTGATATTTTGA